AGCTCCCAAAGCCCAGAAAATCGACATGAGCCAGGATCCTGCCTGCAAGGGAACCAACACTGTCGAGACCCTGGTCGTCAATAGCGGCAATCTGGAAAACGCTTTCGTGTACGTGAAGGACGGGCTGGGCAGCCGCACTTTCGAAGTGCCTAAGGAGCCCGTCACGCTCGATCAGCAGGGCTGCCGCTATCACCCGCACGTGCTCGGCATCATGACCGGCCAGACCTTGAAGGTCCTCAACAGCGATCCCACCACCCACAACATCCACCCCACACCGAAAGACAACCGGGAGTGGAACGAGTCGCAACCGCCCAAGGCGCCGGCCATCGAGAAGACCTTCGCCCGCGAAGAAATTATGCTGCCGGTGAAGTGCAACCAGCATCCTTGGATGAAGATGTACATCAATGTCGTCAAGAGCCCGTATTTTGCGGTCACCGACAAGGATGGCAAGTACACCCTCAAGGGACTACCGCCGGGCACGTACACCATCGCCGTGGTGCAGGAAAAACTCGGCGAGCAGACGCAGCAGATCACCGTCGGCCCGAAGGAATCCAAGACCGCCGACTTCACCATGAAAGCGGCGCAGTAGTTCCTGGTTCTCGGTTCTCGGTTTTCGGTTCTCGGTTTTCGGTTCAGCCAAGCTGATCGTCAACCGGGGACCGGAAACCCGCGACCGATGACCGACAACTGATAACTTACATGTCGCTGACCACGCCATTCAATAAGGCGCATCATCGTTTCGCGACCATCGTCGCCTTCTGCACTTTTCTTCTCATCATCGCCGGCGCCCTGGTCACCAGCAATGACGCCGGGCTCGCCGTTCCCGATTGGCCGACCTCGTTCCATCATTGGCCGGTGACTTACGGCTACTTCACCGTGCCGCTGGTCGGCGGAATCCGTTGGGAACACGGCCATCGCATCCTCGCGCAATTCATCGGACTGTTGACCATCGTTCTGGCCATCTGGACCTCGAAGGTGGACCGCCGTCCCTGGATGCGCAAGCTGGGATGGGCTGCGCTCGCGACCGTGATCGCCCAGGGTGTCCTCGGCGGGATTACCGTGCTGCACTTCCTCCCGCCCAGCGTTTCCGCGGCCCACGCGACCCTTGGCCAGACGTTTTTCTGCCTCGTGGTTTCCATCTGGCTTCTCACCGGACGCACCTGGGTCCAGGACCCGCGCATGCAGCTTCCCACCAAGCGGCCGAGCTTGCCCTGGCTGGCGACCGCCGCCGCGGCCTGCGTCTATGTGCAATTAATTTTGGGAGCCGCGTTCCGCCATCATGGCATCAAACTCCTGCCGCACATCATCAGCGCCGCTGTGGTGACGTTTGTCCTGCTGTGGACGGTGGTGCGCGTGCTCAGTGAATATGCGTTGGTGCAACAGCTTCGCCGTCCCGCTCTCATGCTGCTGGCTCTCTTGATGGTCCAACTCACGCTCGGTTTTGGCGCCTGGCTGACCCGCGTCGAATGGGGACGCGAGGCGCCCCAGCCTGGAATGCCGATGGTCTACGCCACCGTGGCGCACGTTGCCGTGGGCGCGCTGCTGCTGGCGACCACCGTCGTGCTTGCCATCCAGGCATGGCGGCACGTCGCGATTCCAACCGCGGAGCGCATTCCCGCGCACGCTGTCAAGCCGGTGGCCGTATGAGCGCCGCTACGCCTCCAATCCACACCGATGGGGTGGCCCACCCTTTTCGCGCGCGCTTTTCGCGCGAAAGGGTGGGGGGGCTACTTCAGGATTACTCCGAGCTCATCAAGCTGCGCGTCACCTCGCTCATCGTGCTCAGCGCCTGGGCGGGTGCGTACTTCGCCGCGCCGCGCGCCGGGGTCGCACAGCTTTCATGGCCGGTGCTGCACGCGCTCATCGGAATCTCGCTCATCGCCGCCGGTTCCGCCGCGTTGAACGAGGTCTTTGAAAAAGACGTCGATGCCCTCATGCGCCGCACCGCGCATCGGCCGCTGCCCTCCAAGCGCATGGGCCTGGTGCATGCCAGCATGGTGTCGGGAATGTTGGTTTTCGGCGGCGCGCTTTACCTGGCGCTCTTCTGCAACCTCCTGACCGGGTGCCTGGCGCTCGCCACCGCCATCGTCTATCTGGCTGCGTACACGCCACTGAAGCGCGTTTCGCCCGTCTGCACCTTTGTCGGCGCCTTTCCCGGCGCCATGCCGCCGCTGCTCGGCTGGACCGCCCTGCGCGGACGCATCGAAATTGAAGGCCTCATCCTGTTCGCGATTGTTTTCTTCTGGCAGTTCCCGCACTTCTATTCCATCGCCTGGCTCTACCGCGAGGACTACCAGCGGGCCAGTATCCGCATGCTGCCCGTGGTCGAGGCTACCGGCAAAGCCACCAGCCGCGAGATCGTGCTCTATTCCATCGCGCTGCTGCCCGCCAGCTTCGCGCCCACGCTGCTACACATGTCGGGCAACCTCTATCTTTTTGGCGCGGCCGTCATGGGCATGATCTTCTTCTATTTTGGCATCCGCCTCGCCGCCTTCAAGCAGCCCTTGACCTCGGGCCACTCCAAGCGCCGCGCGCGCCAGTTGCTTCTCGCCACCGTTTTCTACCTGCCGCTGCTGTTCGCGCTGATGATGCTGAATTCCCGCTAGCTCTCCCTGGTGAATGTTTGAACTCGCGCTGGTCCTCTGGGAAGGGCACGGCGGAACCTGTCCCGAGCGAAGCCGAGGGAGCCGTGCCGCCAAGCTGCCAATTAACCTTCGGCTTTAGCCGCTGAGGTACGTGTACTCGGTTGTGCGGCGTGGGCGCAATGCTAATATGCACCCGCCATGGGTTTAGGGTTTGTCCTCCTAATTTGGGCAGTGGTTTGGGCTGTTTTGGCTACGGTAGGGGCGCTCGTTCTCGGCGGGACGACAGCGTTGCTCACGCGGGCCGCGAGTCATGGTCGTCGAACAGTCATTATTGCGGCTGCCCTGTTTCCGTTCATCTGTGTTGCCTGGGGAGCGGCCGTGTTTGTATTCCAAGCCATCATCAATGAAACCGTTCTCAATCGTGACCTCGGTCTAGGTGATACGTGGCATTGCCCCCTGCCGAATGGATATCACCTCATGATGATCGACCTGACCGACCAAGGTTGGATCTACAACCCCAAAACGCAGCGTTTCAGCGGGACTGTTGTGTCGCAAGGCGACTCGATGGATGGTGTCCGCTTGGTCCAAGTGGCGGGGCGCTACATTCTCGGTGGTGCGGACACGAAATTGGCTGAACATTTTGGACAGAATAGCAGTTCGGTAGATGCTTATTTTGCGTTGGATACGCAGACGGGCAAGAGAACTGTTTTCTCGAATTATGATGAACTGCGCGCCGCAGCAGGGCAGCTTGGAGTCTCCTTAAAGTTGGAGCCCATTTACAACGTGTATCGGCGTTACCGTTTTACTTGGTTTGATGTGCTCGCTGGCTTCTTGCTGCTCGCACCTCCGCTGGTCTCCGCGTATTTCCTCTTCCGTTGGATCGCGAGAGTACGCAGAACGCGCGAATCAATTCCTCAAGCCGTATGACCCAAACCGACCCACCGGTGTCCGTGGTTCTACTGTGTTGAATTCCCACTAGGTCCCAACCACCGACAAGCCCTTCCCTGCTGCGCAATTACCAGCCTGCTTCCCGGTTGACACGGGCATAGTGTCGTGCTAAGATATTAATATATCGTGTTACGATATATAGTTCGACAAGGAGGATGGCATGGCTGCTGCGATGTTTTTCTGGACCGTACTGGGCGGACTGGTGGGTGGGTTCGCAAAATCGGTGCTGTGGTATGAGCGCGCGCAAAGCTGGCTGGCGTGCGTGCTGGTCGGCGTCGTCGGTGGAATTGCAGGCGGCGTTGCGCGCAAATTCGCCGGCCCGACCGACGGATTCGACTTGAGCAGCATGGGCCTGGTGATCGTGGCGGCAGCGGCGCTGCTCTGCGTGTACAGCCTGTTCGCGCCGCGCGAGCAGGCAGCCGCGACCGCCGGCCACGAACGTCGCGCCGCCTGAAGGCGGAGCGTTCTGTAAGAGGACGAAAAGCCCGAGCGGCAAGGGTTCGGAGGGAGGGGTGTGCGATCCTGCCCCTCCCGCATAGGTCCTGAACCCGCACCGGGTGACGCGAGCTCAGGATCTATGCGCCTCTTTGAAGCCTGAAGCCTGCAGCCTGCTGTAAAATGGCTTGTGGCCTTGTCCGCCGAATTAGCCCCACAAACTGCCGCAACCGCGCCTGTCATCCAGGTGGAGGACGTGCGCCACCTCTACGACGGGCGACCTGCGCTCGACGGTGTCACCTTCGACGTGCGCCCGGCGGAGATCTTTGGCCTGCTCGGCCCCAACGGCAGCGGCAAGACCACGCTGTTCCGCATTCTCTCCACGCTGATGCTTCCGTCCCAGGGCCGCGCCGTCATCATGGGCCACGACGCGGCGCAAGATCCCACTGGACTGCGCCGTCATATCGGCGTCGTATTCCAGGCGCAGAGCATTGACATCAAGCTGAGCGCGGCCGAGAACCTGCGCCACGTCGGACATCTGTACGGATTGCGGGGAGCGCCGCTGAAAGTGCGCATCGCGGAGATGCTGGGGCGTGTCGGGCTTGCTGACCGCGCCAACGACCGCGCCGAGACCTTTTCCGGCGGCATGCAGCGACGGTTGGAGCTAGCCAAGGGCCTGCTGCATCATCCGTCGGTGCTGCTGCTGGACGAGCCCACGACGGGCCTCGATCCGGGCGCGCGCCGCGACCTCTGGCAGTATCTGCACATCCTGCGCGAGCAGGAGCGTGTCACCGTGATCGTGACCACGCACCTGATGGAAGAGGCCGAGCGCTGCGACCGCCTCGCCATCCTGAGCGAAGGCAAGCTGGTCGCGCTGGGAACGCCCGCGGAACTGAAGCGCGAGATCGGCGGCGACGTCATCTTGCTGGAAGCCGCCGATCCGGAATCGCTGGCACGGCGCATCCACGGGCGCTACCGGCTCGACGCCACCGTGATTGCCGGAAAGGTGCGCCTGGAGCGGGAAAGCGGCCATCGCTTCGTCACCGACGTGGTGGAAGCTTTTCCCGGCGAGATCCAATCCATGTCGGTGAGCAAGCCGACGCTGGAGGATGTATTCATCCATCGCACCGGACACAGGTTCTGGACCGACGACCAGAAGGCGGAAGACCAACACGCCTCCAGAACCGAGCACTAATTGCTAATCGCTAATTGCTAATTGCTATGGCTTCAGGCACCCAAACCGTTCCCGCACCAATCGCAGCGCCCTCGGTGGGCGCGCTCATCCCCGCACTCAGCCTGTGGTGGCGCGAGATCGTCCGCTTCTACCGCCAGCGCTCGCGGGTAGTCGGCGTCATTGCTTCGCCGGTCCTGTTCTGGATCGTGATCGGCTCCGGCTTCGGCACCTCGTTCAAAGGCGGCAGCGGCGCGGGCAACCAGCACTATCTCGACTACTTCTTTCCCGGCGCGCTCATCATGATCGTGCTCTTCACCTCGATCTTTACCATGATGTCGGTGATCGAGGACCGCAAGGAAGGGTTCCTGCTGTCGGTGCTGGTGGCGCCGGTGCATCGTTCGGTCATCGTGCTCGGCAAGGTGCTGGGCGGAACGACGCTCTCGATGATTCAGGGGCTGGTGTTTCTCTGCTTCGCGCCCGCGCTGGGCATTCATCTTGGCCTGGCGCAGTTCGGCCTGATCGTGCTCGACGTCTTCCTGGTCTCGTTCGCCCTCACCGGGCTGGGTTTCATCATCGCCTGGCCGATGGATTCCTCGCAGGGCTTCCACGCGGTGATCAACCTGTTCCTGATTCCGCTGTGGCTGCTTTCGGGCGCGCTGTTTCCGCTCACCGGCGCCTCCGGATGGATTCGCCTGCTGATGCGCATCAATCCGCTGACCTACGGAACCGAAGCCTTGCGCACACTGCTTTTCCCGGCCAGTGCGATCTTTGCCGTGAGCACTTGTTTGATCGTGCTGATGGGATTCTCCCTGGTGATGTTCTTCGCTGCGTTCGTGGTCGCCAATCGCCGGACGACCAAACCCGCGGCCTAGCAGCCAGCTACTTGCGCTCACGGCCCAGGATCGCCTTCTCGGTGAGCACTGCCTGTTCCCGCACGCGATCCGGCATGTTGGGCAGGTTCTTATCATAAGCAGTAACGGCGGGAAGGTCTTCTTTGCGGCCGACAAGGTAGAGCGCGCGCAGCGCTTCCCAAACCTGTTCGGGAGCGGGATCCATCACCGCCAGTTCGGTTCCCGCCTGCACCTGCGCGCCCTGCGCGACACCGAAGGAGCGCACGCGTCCAGCGATTGGCGAGCGCACTTCCACCGTGGTTCCATTCACGTCGAGCTTGGCGATGGTTCCGTTCTGGCGGATCGCTTCACCGAGCTTGGCGAGGTCCGCGACGCGTCCCGCTTGCGGCGCCGTGACTTTGGCGGGCTGGAGCATTTCCACCAACTGCGGACGTCCGCTGGCGTCGCCGAATCGGACCAGCGAGAGCGCGGCGTTGCCGCGGACCATGGGCGACGCGTCGCGCAGCATCGGCAGCAGCGCCTGGTGAAATTCGGGGCGCGTGTTGTCCTGGCCCATGATCCACGCGTCGGTATTGCGGACCTCTTCGACCGGGCTGGAGGCAAGGCGGACGGCGTCGGGATACCAGCGCGCGGCGCCGGCGTCGTGCTTCGCCATGCGCTCGCCGAGTTGGACGAGCGCGTGCTGAATACGGCGAGGCTTCTGCTGGTCGTGGATGTACTCATCGAGCTCGCGGTCGGTGAGCTGGCGCCCGAACCAGGTGCTGTGCCAGAACAGAAACGGCAGCAGCACGATGGCCCATGCGACCACGAAGAACAGGATGCGCGAGCGCACCGACATGGATTTGCGCTCGAAGTTGGGGTCTTTCACGATCGGGGTCGGCAACGGCAAGAAATCTTCACTCCTCAATATCAACGTCGAGCACGCGCTCCTGCTCAAGGTAATGCGACATGGCGTACTGCGCCAGCAGGCTGGTCGAGACCAGCACTTCCGCTCCGATCCATTCGCCCTTGGGGTGCGGAATATTCGCAGGATGCTTGCAAGCTCCGCTGGAGCCGAATTCGGGGCCGAAGAACGAGCCTTGGCTCTCGGGATACTGCTGCAGCGCGAACCAGGCTTCGTGGCCGATGGTTTCGCCGACATCGATCTTGAGCTTTACCACGGGCATACTTAAGCGCGGAACAACTGGTACAGCATCAAGTAGATCACAACGCCGGTGATCGAGACGTAAAGCCAGATCGGGTAAGTCCAGCGCGCGATGGCGCGATGGCGCTGGTCGCGGCGGCGCAGACCGAGCGTGAGCGCGATGATGACGAGCGGCGGAACGGTCGCGGCCAGAATCGTGTGCGTGATCAGGATGGAGAAATAGATGGTGCGCGCGATTCCCTGTCCCGGAAAATGCACGCTGCCAACGTGCGCGTGATAGTAAACGTAAGAGGCGAAGAAGATCGAAGAAGTCACAACTGCAGCGATCATCAGGGCGCGATGGCGGGCGATGTTTCCGCGGCGAATGGAATTGCGCGCCGAGGCGATCAAAACGGCGCTGGTGCCATTCAGCACGGCGTTAAGAGCTGGTAACGATGACAAATTTGATATCGTATTCGTAGTTACCCTACCCCCTCCCCCTACCCATTCAGAGAAATCAACAAGTTACGTGCAGGTAACCTGAGGTTCAGCCCAGGTTACCTGGGACTGGTCCGACTAGCGCGGCGGGCCGAGAATCAGGCTGCGTCGCGACGGAAAAAAGTACCATGTAGTTAACGCGTTCAGCCGTCCCTACGGGACTTGGATGATCTGATTTGGATTTCGATTCCCGGCACTGAAGTGCCGGGCTATTTTCATTCGCGCCTGCGGCGCTGGATCAGTTGACTTTCTAGTAGGGCATGACGCCGACTTCTTTTTCGACCTCGGGGGTGTCCACCATGACGATGGCGTCCCAGGGGCAACCGTCGAGGAAGGCGCCGTCGGGACCCTTGCTGGTGCACTTCTTGCAGCCGATGCAGAGCAGCGGATCCACCTGGATGCGGCCGAAGGGCGGATGATCTTCGTCCGGAACCCAGAACATGCAATCCTCCACCGGACAATATTCCACGCAGGCAGGCGAGCCGGCGCAGCCGGTGCAACACTCGGTGATCACCGCCAGCTCTTTGGGTTTCTTTTTGCGCGCGGTGGTGAGGCCCTTGGAGCGGGGCTCGTGCTTCAGCTCGTCGGGAACCATCCCCGGGTTCATTTGCGGTTGGGTGGACATGGTCTCAGTTTCTCAGTATGTCAGTTTGTCAGTCTGTCGGTCTATCAGTCTATCGGTCCATCGGTCACCGCGACCGATTGACTGATAGACCGAAAGACTATCCCGCCGCGATATGCTCGCTGAGCGCGGTTTCCACATCGGTGGGCGCAAGCTTCTCGCCGTCGTTCATGCGCTTCAAGATGGCGTCAATGATGTCCTTGGCCTCGTCCTTGCGGTAGTTCTTGATGAAGCCGTCGTAGAAGTGCTCTCCGGAAAGGGCGCGGTTGATCTCCCACTCTTTGTTATTCTCGTTGAGTTCGGTGTAATAGACGACGCGGTACTTGCCGGTGTAAGCGGCCTCGCGGTAAATCTCGAACATCACCTTATCGGATTCCATTGCCATCCGTGCAGATCCTCGCCTGCGTTTTATTGTAACAAAGCGGGTGAACAGTCGACGGTCGATGGTCGATGGTCGACGGCAAAAGCAGATTCCTCCCCCTTCCGCTTCGCGTCAGGGTCGGAATGACAAAAACTAGGGGTGGTCGTTGGGCACGGCTAATGCCCTTCCCGATCACTTCTGGCTGGCGGCGCGGCGCTGCATTTCTTCCGGCGAAACGTCTTCGACGTGGGTGGCAATCGTCCACTGGTGGCCGAAGGGGTCGTAGATAGTGGCATTGCGGTCGCCGTAGAACTTGTCCTGAGGTTCCTGCTTCACTTTCGCGCCGTTGGCGACAGCCTTCTTGAAGACGGAGTCCACGTCCTCGACGTAAATCATGAGGGCGGAGGCGGTGCCGCCGATGGTTTCGGGGCTGACGGCGTTCATCTGGGGAAATTCATCGGCGAGCATGATGTGAGAATCGCCGATCTTGATTTCGGCGTGGCCGATTTTTCCGTCGGGCGTGGGAAAACGGAACTCTTCCTGCGCCCCAAACACGTTTTTGTACCAGTCGAGGGCACGGGCGGCGTTGCGCACGATGATGTACGGCGTGACGGAGTGATAGCCGGCGGGGATGTAATGGGTTTTCGTCGTGGGCATGGGACCTCCGGAAGCAGTCGTTGGTCGTTGGTCGTTAGCCGTTACGGATTCATAAAACGTGCGAAGGATTCCAGAAAAAAGCCCCTCCGCGTCGGCAAAGGGGAAGAAGGCGATCAGCCCAGAAGGAAACCTCAGGGGCTAAAGCCCGCGTTCGATAAGCGCTTGTTGGCACGGCTAAAGCCGTGCCCTTCCCAGCGCGCTCTTCCCAGCTAGTCTCCGGCCATTTCGACCAGGTCCTGCTGTCCCTGCTGGACGCCGGCGATGGAAATCAGTTCGGCCGGCGCGGTTTCTTCGGTGCCCCAGCAACCCGCCTTGGAGCCGACGCTGGCGGCCAGAGTGAGCTCGTGGCGCAGGCGCTGCTCGAACTGCTTGAGCTGCTCCTCGACCGTCAGTTGCTTCTGGTTGTTGCGCACCATGTCTTCGCGGTAGCGCTTGAGAAAGTAGCCGATGGTCTCGACGCGGATCTTGATGGAACCGGTCGGCTTGTTCTCGTCAATATCCTTGAAGCAGAAGTACGGCGTGCCGGAGTGCTCGACGACTTCCTCGATCACGGTGTAAATGGGCGCGTCGTGGCCGCACTTGAAGCTGGACAATTCGAGCGCGACCAGGTTGGGATGGCGCGCGATGTACTTCGCCGCCCAGACCTTGCGCGTGGTGTTCTCGGAGTACGAGTTCTTCCAGGCGTCGGAGACATCGAGCGGGTGCGAGATGACACCCATCTTGACTTCGTCGCCGAACAGCTTCCAGATGATCTCATCGTCCAGCGGCAGCGAATCCTGGGAGAAGACGGGGTAGCCGAGCTTTTGGAATTCTTCCAGGATCTCGTGGTTGATGCCGGGATCGTTGTGGTAGGGGCGGCCGAGGAGCACGATGCCGAGCTTGTCCTCGCGCTCCAGCTTCTTGAGGACCTCGCGGGCGGTGCCGCGCATGATGTCGTTGTCGAACTTCAGCATGGCGGCCATGCCCTGCTCGACGGCGCGGTAGTTCTCTTCCTCGCTGAGGCCGAGGATGTCTTTCCAGTCGTCGTACATCTGGCGATGCGCGACCTTGGGGTCGGTCAGCTCGATGAGCGTGTCCTTCCAGATGACGCCCTTTTCGGTGAACAAGTCGGATTCCTTGGTGAATGCGGCTTTCACCGACGACGGAGTAGCGGTGACGGTGGGGCAGGCGCGCGAGCTCTGCGTCTTCACCAGGAAGGTGGGCAGCGAATCGATCATCGGGAAGAAGATGATGTCGAGCTGCTTCTTGGGGTGAATGGCGTAGAGCAGGTTGTGGACGTGCGGGATGCCGACCTTGGACGGGAAGCAGGGATCGATGGCGCCGCGCTTGGCGCCTTCCTTGTAGAGCTGCTCGCTGGTGTACTCCGACCAGATGAGGTTTTCCGCCTTGAGGCCGAGCGACTCGAAGTAGGCGGTGAAGAACGGGCCGCAGGAGTACATGTTGAGCGCTTTGGGCATGCCGATCTTCAGTTCGGAGCGCTTCTTCATCAGCTCGGCACGTTTTTTCTGCGCGGCGGTGAATTGCATTTTCGGCAGCGGATCGGCCACGACCGGCGGCTCGTAGCTCTTGAAGGCCGCCTTGGCCGCGATCTCCACCAGGTTGGGGTTTTCTTTCTTGATGGCGTCAATGTCGCCCTTGATGACGCGCATCTCCTCGACGTTTTCAACCGTTCCCTTCTCGCAGGTGGCGATGATGAGGCGCTGCGCGCCGTCGGTCAGCGGGACCTTGGTCTTCACCGGCGGCTTATAGTTCGGGTTCGGCACCGCGGTCTTGACGTCAATGAAGGTGCGCAGGCACTTGTTCTTGCAGAAATAGCAGCGGGTAGCTTCATTGCGGGTGGTGGTGAAGGTGATGGAGGCGACCTGGTCAAGGCCGATGAAAGTAGTCTGTTTGCCGTTCTCCCACAGGCGCACCGCTTCGAAGGCGCAGCCGATGGCGCCGGCTTCGCCGCAGTGCTGGTGGACAATGACCTCGGGCTTGACTTCCTTGCCCTTGAATCGCGACTCGATGAAGTCCACCTGCGATTTAACGGCGGCGAGGTTGTGCTGCGTGCCGCCCTGGAGAATGAACTTTCTCCCGATCGCCGACAGGTTGGGAATCTGCGACACGTAGAGCCAGATGTTCTTGGGCAGCACGTTGCACAGGCCGGCCATAATTTCTTCCGGCTTCCAGCCCTGGCGTTGGAAGTCCACGATGTCGGACTGCATGAACACGGCGCAGCCGTAGCCGAATTGCGGGTAGCCCTTGGCGTTGAACGCGATGTCGGCGAACTCTTCGACCTTGAAGCCGAAGCTCTCGCAGGTGCCCTGGAGGAAATAGCCGTTGCCGGCGGAGCACTGCGTGTTGAGCTTGAAGTCCTTCACGCGGCCGTCTTTGAGGATGATGATCTTGATGTCCTGGCCGCCGACGTCGCAGATGACGTCCGCGTCGGCATAGAAGTGGAGCGCGGCCTGGGTGTGGGCGACGGTTTCGACCAGGGCGACATCGGCGCCGACGGCGTCTTTCAAAATGTCCTTGGCGTAGCCCGTGGTGCCTACACCTAACACTTTAAGTATTGCCCCTTGGTCGCTGATTTGCTTGGCTACTTTAGCCACGACCTCCTGGGTGTCCTCAATCGGATTACCGCGCGAAAGCTGGTAGGTCTTGCAGAGGACATTGCGGTTCTTGTCAACCAGAACGGCCTTGGTCGAAGTGGAGCCGCCGTCAATGCCCATGAAGCCTTCGACCACCTGACCGGGCTGGAAGGTGGTGGCGATAAATTTCTTCTTGGTGTAGCGCGTCTTGAAATCGTCGAGCTCTTCCGGACTCCTGGCGAGAGCCTGCGCGCCGCCCTTCTTGGCTTTTTCCTGGGCGCGGCCTTCGGTGATGTACCACTCCAATTTGTCGAAGCCAACATACTGACCGATGCCGGGGTCTTCGGACTTGCCGTATTCGACAGCGCCGATGCAGGCGAAGTATTGGGCGTTATCGGGAGTGGTGATGAGGTCTTCGGGATTGACGCCTTCGGGCAGCGGGTAATTGCGCTCTTCCCAGATCTTGGGAATGTTCACCTTCCAGCAGTCGCGCATGCCCTTGATGTAGCAGTTGGGGCCGCCGAGCAGCAGGACGACCGGACGCAGCGTGTTACCGCGCGTCAAGACCGAAAGGTTCTGCTGGACGATGGACTCGAACAGCGAGGCCATGAGCTCGTCGGGAGGCACGCCCTGCTTTTGCAGGCCGTTGATGTCGGTTTCGGCAAAGACGCCGCACTTGCCGGCCACCGGATGCAGCTTCAGGCCCTTGTAGCCCATCTGGCAAAGCTGCTCGGAGGGAATGCGGAGCTTGGCGTTGATCTTGTCGATGACGGCGCCAGTGCCGCCAGCGCACTTGTCGTTCATCGAGGGCAGCTTCTTCTTTTTGCCGGTCTCCGGGTCTTCC
The Terriglobia bacterium genome window above contains:
- a CDS encoding acyl-CoA dehydratase activase-related protein, translated to MPGLTDKADSTKKYDQLWMGLDVGSTTVKVVVIDGDTDTILWADYQRHETKQPEKAIEMLKAISADFPNTPAENIRVFITGSGGSGIAKHIGAKFVQEVNAVSLAVEKLYPACGSVIELGGQDAKIIIFKEDPETGKKKKLPSMNDKCAGGTGAVIDKINAKLRIPSEQLCQMGYKGLKLHPVAGKCGVFAETDINGLQKQGVPPDELMASLFESIVQQNLSVLTRGNTLRPVVLLLGGPNCYIKGMRDCWKVNIPKIWEERNYPLPEGVNPEDLITTPDNAQYFACIGAVEYGKSEDPGIGQYVGFDKLEWYITEGRAQEKAKKGGAQALARSPEELDDFKTRYTKKKFIATTFQPGQVVEGFMGIDGGSTSTKAVLVDKNRNVLCKTYQLSRGNPIEDTQEVVAKVAKQISDQGAILKVLGVGTTGYAKDILKDAVGADVALVETVAHTQAALHFYADADVICDVGGQDIKIIILKDGRVKDFKLNTQCSAGNGYFLQGTCESFGFKVEEFADIAFNAKGYPQFGYGCAVFMQSDIVDFQRQGWKPEEIMAGLCNVLPKNIWLYVSQIPNLSAIGRKFILQGGTQHNLAAVKSQVDFIESRFKGKEVKPEVIVHQHCGEAGAIGCAFEAVRLWENGKQTTFIGLDQVASITFTTTRNEATRCYFCKNKCLRTFIDVKTAVPNPNYKPPVKTKVPLTDGAQRLIIATCEKGTVENVEEMRVIKGDIDAIKKENPNLVEIAAKAAFKSYEPPVVADPLPKMQFTAAQKKRAELMKKRSELKIGMPKALNMYSCGPFFTAYFESLGLKAENLIWSEYTSEQLYKEGAKRGAIDPCFPSKVGIPHVHNLLYAIHPKKQLDIIFFPMIDSLPTFLVKTQSSRACPTVTATPSSVKAAFTKESDLFTEKGVIWKDTLIELTDPKVAHRQMYDDWKDILGLSEEENYRAVEQGMAAMLKFDNDIMRGTAREVLKKLEREDKLGIVLLGRPYHNDPGINHEILEEFQKLGYPVFSQDSLPLDDEIIWKLFGDEVKMGVISHPLDVSDAWKNSYSENTTRKVWAAKYIARHPNLVALELSSFKCGHDAPIYTVIEEVVEHSGTPYFCFKDIDENKPTGSIKIRVETIGYFLKRYREDMVRNNQKQLTVEEQLKQFEQRLRHELTLAASVGSKAGCWGTEETAPAELISIAGVQQGQQDLVEMAGD